One Papaver somniferum cultivar HN1 chromosome 10, ASM357369v1, whole genome shotgun sequence genomic window carries:
- the LOC113318117 gene encoding cysteine-rich repeat secretory protein 38-like, translated as MKLIPLFCLFTFTISAHIVFSQNTSSPDPLYHICLGGQNYSSSYGTNLQALFSSFSVTVPPTGFGLGSIGEGADRINGFGLCRGDVEYHDCNTCLATATSEIHKRCPYNKGAVIWYDNCAVKYSDEKFFGKIDGTNKVYLLNVNNVSDPNAFNKKVRYLITSLSEKAVVPSMNLFATGEVALGGYSDEKLYGLVQCSRDLSSSDCKKCLDDALNELPNCCEGKRGGRVIGGSCNIRYELYPFVRLKVITYRSSVVP; from the coding sequence ATGAAGTTAATCCCACTCTTTTGTCTGTTCACTTTCACTATCTCCGCACACATTGTCTTTAGCCAAAACACAAGTAGTCCTGATCCACTATACCATATCTGTTTGGGCGGACAAAACTATTCCAGTTCTTATGGTACAAATTTGCAGGCTTTATTCAGTTCATTCTCTGTCACTGTTCCTCCAACTGGCTTTGGTCTTGGCTCTATAGGAGAAGGCGCAGATCGTATTAATGGATTCGGACTTTGCCGAGGTGACGTAGAATATCATGATTGTAATACATGTTTAGCTACAGCAACTAGTGAGATTCATAAACGTTGTCCTTACAACAAAGGAGCTGTCATATGGTATGATAATTGCGCAGTTAAGTACTCAGATGAGAAATTCTTTGGTAAGATTGATGGTACAAACAAGGTTTACTTATTGAATGTGAACAATGTAAGTGATCCAAATGCTTTTAATAAGAAAGTAAGATATTTGATTACGAGTTTATCAGAGAAGGCTGTAGTTCCCAGCATGAACCTGTTCGCGACCGGAGAAGTGGCGTTGGGAGGATATTCTGATGAGAAGTTGTATGGGTTAGTTCAATGCAGTCGGGATTTGTCATCAAGTGATTGCAAGAAGTGTTTAGATGATGCACTGAATGAGTTACCAAATTGTTGTGAAGGTAAAAGAGGTGGCAGAGTTATTGGTGGAAGCTGCAACATTCGATATGAATTGTACCCTTTTGTCAGGCTTAAAGTCATAACATACAGATCGTCAGTCGTACCTTGA
- the LOC113318800 gene encoding fatty-acid-binding protein 3, chloroplastic-like: MGVVASPFSSSILLANSISTQNTKVKAKRCSTATIQLSALSTFTCIHSFTPTFHKVKRSLLSTNFSPKASSVGSVEEYTVEPTTDVKFQKSLTLPGCSNSLSLLGSGYREKKIAIIGVKVYAAGFYANESIKETLNAWKGRSATDIQRDSSLYDSIFQAPLEKSLQIVLVRDVDGKTFWDALDEAISPRIKVPKPVDESALSTFRSTFEGRPLKKGTLIFLTWLDPTKMIVSISSDGLPSAVDATIDSTNVTSALFDVFFGNSPVSPTLKTSVSNGLAILLN, from the exons ATGGGTGTTGttgcatctccattttcatcatcaaTCCTACTCGCAAACTCAATTTCAACACAAAACACTAAAGTTAAAGCCAAAAGATGTTCAACTGCAACAATTCAATTATCAGCCTTATCCACATTTACTTGCATTCATTCATTTACACCCACATTTCATAAAGTCAAGAGATCTCTTCTTTCAACTAATTTCTCTCCCAAAGCTTCTTCTG TTGGAAGTGTAGAAGAATACACCGTTGAGCCTACGACTGATGTGAAGTTTCAGAAATCATTAACTCTTCCCGGATGCTCTAATTCACTGTCATTGCTTGGTTCAG GCTACAGGGAGAAGAAAATCGCGATAATTGGGGTCAAAGTATATGCTGCGGGTTTCTATGCGAATGAATCTATTAAAGAAACTTTGAATGCTTGGAAAGGACGATCGGCTACTGATATTCAAAGAGATTCGTCTTTGTATGACTCTATTTTTCAAG CTCCCCTGGAGAAATCACTGCAGATAGTTCTAGTGAGAGATGTCGATGGTAAGACATTCTGGGATGCCTTAGATGAAGCCATCTCACCCAGAATTAAAGTACCCAAGCCTGTTGATGAATCTGCACTATCTACATTCCGTAGCACCTTTGAGGGGCGTCCTCTCAAGAAAGGCACTCTCATATTCTTAACTTGGTTAGATCCAACAAAGATGATT GTTTCCATATCATCTGATGGTCTTCCATCAGCTGTGGATGCTACAATCGATTCGACAAATGTAACTTCAGCCCTTTTTGATGTATTTTTTGGGAATTCCCCAGTTTCGCCGACCCTTAAAACATCAGTTTCCAATGGGTTGGCTATCCTACTCAACTAA